In Fusobacterium sp. FSA-380-WT-3A, the DNA window TAAAACAAGAAACAAACTGTTATTCCTATAATTGTATTAGCTATGAAATAAAATATTGGCTTTAAAAATTTTAACATAATCCCACTTCCCTTTTAAATTTTTCACATGTATAGAATGAACCACAAACAATTATAATTTCTTTATTTAAATTTTTTGCAAAATTATAAGCTTCTTTTATATCTTCTATTGCTGTAAATATCTGACTTTTATCTGTAAATTCATAAAGTTTTTTAGCTGATAATCCTCTAGGATTTTCACTTAAAGAAGTTAAAATTATATTTTCACTTATTTCTTCACAAACTTTTAGCATCTCTTCTATTTTTTTGTCTTTTAGTATTGAAACTATCATTACAACTTTCTCTTTTAGATAGCCTTTTTCTATTATTTGTTTTAAATTTTTTATTCCATCTATATTATGAGCTCCCTCTAAAATAGTAACAGGATTTTTTTCATAAATTTCAAATCTACACTGCCAAACAACTTCCTTTATTGCTTCTTTTATTACAGACTCTGGCACTTCTAGTTTACATAAAGCCTCATAAGCACATAAGAAATTTTTTACTTGATAATCTCCAAATAAAGAAAGTTGATATTTTTTATCTCCTATAAAAATATCTGTATTAAATTTCTCAAAATTTAATTTGTAATCTATATTTTTATATTTATCAATAACATTTACAAAATCTTCTGTTTTTTCTTTTATTGCTTTTAAAAATTCTTTTTGACTATCCCCAACTATAACATAGCTTTTATCTTTTATAATTCCAGCTTTTTCTCTAGAAATTTCATAAATAGTTTTTCCTAAGTATTCAATATGGTCTAAAGAAACATTTGTTATTATAGCTATATCTGAGTTAACAACATTAGTCGCATCAAATCTTCCACCCATTCCAACTTCCAAAATAGCATATTCTATTTTTTTTCTAGCAAAATATAAAAACATCATAGCTGTAGTTACTTCAAAAAATGTTGGAGTGATTTTTAATTCTTCTATTTTTTCTCTAACAATTTTATAAATTTCAGCTATATCTTTATCTGGTATATCTTCTCCATCTACTCTTATTCTTTCATTAAATTTTAAAATATGTGGAGAAGTATATTTTCCAACAGAATATCCTGCTTTTAAAAGGACAGTTTCTATTATTGTAGAAGTAGAACCTTTACCATTAGTTCCTGTAATATGGATAATTTTATAATTATTTTGTGGATTTCCTAATGCTTCACAAATTTTTTCTATATTTTCTAAGCCTAATTTTATTCCATGTAATGAATAGGAATATAGTTCATTTAAAAGTTCTTGCATTTCCAAAATTATCACTTCTCCTCTTTCTTAATTAATACTGAAATTATACCATATTTTTTTTACTTTCATAGAATATTTTTATAGAATAATCAATTATTTTCTTGTATAATATTTATTAAGAAATATAATCCATTAAGGAGGTACATTATGGAAAAAAACTTTGTTCATTTACATCTTCATACTGAATATAGTCTTCTTGATGGAGTAGGAAAAATAGAAGAGTATATCAAAAAAGCAAAAGAATTAAAAATGAAAAGTATAGGGATAACTGACCATGGAAATATGTTTGGAGCTATTGAAATGTATCAAAAAGCAATTTCCAATGGAATTAAACCTATTATTGGAATAGAAACTTATGTAGCTGAATTTGGTATAGAATCAAAAGATGGAAGAATATTTCATCTTGTTTTGCTTGCTATGAATAATACAGGGTATAAAAACCTTATGAAAATAAGTTCTTTTGCTTATACAAAAGGTTTTTATTATAAACCTAGAGTAGATAAAGAATTTTTAAAAGAGCATAGTGAAGGAGTTATTGCTCTTTCAGCTTGTATGCAGGGAGAAATCTCAAGAAAAATTTTAGACAATGAAGATGAAGAAAAAATAAATAATGCTGTTAAAGAATATATAGATATTTTTGGAAAAGAAAATTTTTATATTGAAGTTCAAAGTAATGGTTTTCAAGAACAAAAAGAGCTTAATAAAAAATTATTAAAAATAGCTCAACAATTTAATTTAAAAACTGTAGCTACAAATGATACTCACTATGTCTATAAAGGTGAGGAAGTTTTACAAGATATTTTACTTTGTATTCAAACAGGAACAAAAATTTCTGATGAAAAAAGAATGAAAATTGATACTGATGAACTTTTTTTTAAAAGTCGTCAAGAAATGATAGATTCTTTGGGTGAAGAATATATCGAAGCTATAAATAATACAGAAGAAATTGCTAATCGTTGTAACTTGTCCATTGAATTTGGAAAATTTAAGTTTCCTTATTATGAAATTCCAAAAGAATTTTCTTCTACTTACGATTATTTAAAAAATTTAGTTTATAAAGGTTTAGAAGAAAGATATCCTTTAGGACTTTCTGATACTATTTTAAATAGAGTTGAATATGAATTATCAGTTATAAAAAATATGGGATATTCTGAATACTTTGTAGTTGTGTGGGATTTTATTAATTTTGCTAAGACTAATAATATTCCTATTGGTCCTGGAAGAGGTTCGGCAGCTGGAAGTTTGGTTGCTTATGCTCTTAAAATAACAGAGTTAGAC includes these proteins:
- a CDS encoding folylpolyglutamate synthase/dihydrofolate synthase family protein, producing MEMQELLNELYSYSLHGIKLGLENIEKICEALGNPQNNYKIIHITGTNGKGSTSTIIETVLLKAGYSVGKYTSPHILKFNERIRVDGEDIPDKDIAEIYKIVREKIEELKITPTFFEVTTAMMFLYFARKKIEYAILEVGMGGRFDATNVVNSDIAIITNVSLDHIEYLGKTIYEISREKAGIIKDKSYVIVGDSQKEFLKAIKEKTEDFVNVIDKYKNIDYKLNFEKFNTDIFIGDKKYQLSLFGDYQVKNFLCAYEALCKLEVPESVIKEAIKEVVWQCRFEIYEKNPVTILEGAHNIDGIKNLKQIIEKGYLKEKVVMIVSILKDKKIEEMLKVCEEISENIILTSLSENPRGLSAKKLYEFTDKSQIFTAIEDIKEAYNFAKNLNKEIIIVCGSFYTCEKFKREVGLC